In one window of Janthinobacterium sp. 1_2014MBL_MicDiv DNA:
- a CDS encoding PhoH family protein, protein MPLPKLPSKPATILATQDYPTAGAARPATKTPAAKKVAAPIIEAAIAEVAKPVRNAATKIKQVAALMVAKPVPAPAPVAAAPAAAPKAKPAAKAKAEVPSAKVTPIKSVKQEQPHPAKHKAVEVQLKSSVSRAADQRGLSKLFVLDTNVLMHDPSSLFRFEEHDVYLPMMTLEELDNHKKGMTEVARNARQVSRTLDALISNTDDDAIEHGIPLSKLGNKDAKGRLFFQTRLQSADLPAGLPVGKADNQILAVVRSLESEQEGRPVVLVSKDINMRIKARALGLPAEDYFNDHVLEDTDLLYSGIVQLPDDFWNKHGKDMESWQESKNGYSSTFYRVTGPFVPSMLVNQFIYLEPKNGEAPFYGQVKQINGKTAVLQTLRDFSHTKNNVWGVTARNREQNFALNLLMNPECDFVTLLGQAGTGKTLLALAAGLAQVLETKLYNEIIVTRVTVPVGEDIGFLPGTEEEKMSPWMGAFDDNLEVLNKSDSDGGEWGRAATQDLIRSRIKIKSLNFMRGRTFVNKFLIIDEAQNLTPKQVKTLVTRAGPGTKILCLGNIAQIDTPYLTEGSSGLTYVVDRFKGWSHSGHVTLARGERSRLADHASEVL, encoded by the coding sequence ATGCCACTGCCAAAATTACCGAGCAAGCCAGCCACCATCCTGGCCACCCAAGATTACCCAACCGCAGGCGCAGCGCGCCCGGCCACCAAAACCCCGGCAGCCAAGAAAGTGGCCGCACCAATTATTGAAGCGGCGATCGCCGAAGTAGCCAAGCCGGTCCGCAATGCGGCCACCAAGATCAAGCAAGTGGCGGCCCTGATGGTCGCCAAGCCCGTGCCTGCGCCAGCGCCGGTGGCAGCCGCGCCTGCCGCCGCTCCCAAGGCCAAGCCGGCGGCGAAAGCCAAGGCCGAGGTGCCGAGCGCCAAGGTCACGCCGATCAAGTCCGTCAAGCAAGAGCAGCCGCATCCGGCCAAGCACAAGGCGGTCGAAGTACAGCTCAAGTCGTCCGTCAGCCGCGCCGCCGACCAGCGCGGCCTGTCCAAGCTGTTCGTGCTCGACACCAACGTGCTGATGCACGATCCATCGTCGCTGTTCCGCTTCGAGGAACACGATGTGTACCTGCCGATGATGACCCTGGAAGAGTTGGACAACCACAAGAAGGGCATGACGGAAGTGGCGCGCAATGCCCGCCAGGTATCGCGCACCCTGGACGCTCTGATCAGCAACACGGACGACGACGCCATCGAACACGGCATCCCGCTGTCCAAGCTGGGCAACAAGGACGCCAAGGGCCGGTTGTTCTTCCAGACGCGCCTGCAAAGCGCCGACCTGCCGGCAGGCTTGCCAGTCGGCAAGGCCGACAACCAGATCCTGGCCGTCGTGCGCTCGCTGGAATCGGAACAGGAAGGCCGCCCCGTGGTGCTGGTGTCGAAAGACATCAACATGCGCATCAAGGCGCGCGCCCTGGGCTTGCCGGCCGAAGACTACTTCAATGACCATGTGCTGGAAGACACGGACTTGCTGTACTCGGGCATCGTGCAGCTGCCGGACGATTTCTGGAACAAGCACGGCAAGGACATGGAATCCTGGCAGGAAAGCAAGAATGGCTACAGTTCCACGTTCTACCGCGTGACGGGCCCGTTCGTGCCGTCGATGCTGGTGAACCAGTTCATCTACCTGGAACCGAAAAACGGCGAAGCACCGTTCTACGGCCAGGTAAAACAGATCAACGGCAAGACGGCCGTGCTGCAGACCCTGCGCGACTTCAGCCACACGAAGAACAATGTGTGGGGCGTGACGGCGCGCAACCGCGAGCAGAATTTCGCGCTGAACCTGCTGATGAATCCGGAATGCGACTTCGTCACCCTGCTGGGCCAGGCCGGCACCGGCAAGACCCTGCTGGCCCTGGCCGCCGGCCTGGCGCAAGTGCTGGAAACCAAGCTCTACAATGAAATCATCGTCACCCGCGTGACGGTGCCTGTCGGCGAAGACATCGGTTTCCTGCCGGGTACGGAAGAAGAAAAGATGTCGCCATGGATGGGCGCCTTCGACGACAACCTGGAAGTGCTGAACAAGTCCGACTCCGATGGCGGCGAATGGGGCCGTGCGGCAACGCAGGACCTGATCCGTTCGCGCATCAAGATCAAGTCGCTCAACTTCATGCGCGGCCGCACCTTCGTCAACAAGTTCCTCATCATTGACGAAGCACAAAACTTGACGCCGAAGCAAGTCAAGACCCTGGTCACGCGCGCCGGTCCCGGCACGAAGATCCTGTGTCTGGGCAACATCGCGCAGATCGACACGCCGTACCTGACGGAAGGCTCGAGCGGCCTGACCTACGTGGTCGACCGCTTCAAGGGCTGGTCGCACAGCGGCCACGTCACCCTGGCCCGCGGCGAGCGTTCGCGCCTGGCCGACCACGCCAGCGAAGTGCTGTAA